In the Acidimicrobiales bacterium genome, one interval contains:
- a CDS encoding DUF4157 domain-containing protein — MSLQRGDGYWLWVGGPVPRGAAAITVGRLVSVRRRSADDAHLLAHERQHVRQYAERGVAAFLVAYLADYLRQRLRGWPHWAAYRRLGLEVEAEWRVRRPDLAPGAGSAHPDPG; from the coding sequence ATGAGCCTGCAGCGCGGCGACGGCTACTGGCTCTGGGTCGGGGGGCCGGTGCCCCGGGGGGCGGCGGCCATCACCGTCGGGCGGCTGGTCTCGGTGCGACGCCGCTCGGCCGACGACGCCCACCTCCTGGCCCACGAGCGCCAGCACGTCCGCCAGTACGCCGAGCGGGGGGTGGCCGCCTTCCTGGTCGCCTACCTGGCCGACTACCTGCGCCAGCGGCTCCGCGGCTGGCCCCACTGGGCCGCCTACCGCCGCCTGGGGCTGGAGGTCGAGGCCGAGTGGCGGGTCCGCCGCCCCGACCTGGCCCCCGGGGCCGGTTCGGCCCACCCCGACCCGGGGTAG
- a CDS encoding ComEC/Rec2 family competence protein, protein MTAPLPAVPPPPRPTRALDPVGAVVVAVAAWAGALAGRPLSLLVPAGFLLVVVAARRPVLLAVPVALAASALGARALDGTAPPPPGPVAGTATLVTDPESRWGTVEAVARLEGRHVLLVADGAAGEVVAARLAGERVVVAGRLRALPDDAAWLRVRHVAAEVRARSARAGPQAAPPWRAANHVRRLLVAGAAPLGEERRALYRGLVLGDDRDQSPEAVDDFRGSGLAHLLAVSGQNVAFVLALASPGLQLLGPAGRLAAVVALLGLVAVATRCEPSVLRAVAMAGGAAVAAARGRPTPGLQLLALAVAGLVLVDPLLARSLGFQLSVAATLGILVLGPPLAAVLPGPRPLAAAASVSAAAQLGVAPLVLGAFGGVPVASLPANLLAAPAAALVMTWGLPAGLAAGALGPPWDGALHRPTDLALAALSAVARGAASVHLGEVRAPHLAVAVVALGVLVALRRGRGPWPPLRVGRVLRGLALVALAGSLVAPAVALRRPPAVHRAPGLTVWRSGGATVVVVEPGAGPAATLAGLRRAGVVQVDLLVVGPGPGAAGEERAARHRARVGRSWDLGRAPPAATPPLRLGTVEVVRTGEAAACVRLPADPPCPPGSGR, encoded by the coding sequence GTGACCGCGCCGCTCCCCGCCGTCCCACCACCGCCCCGGCCCACCCGGGCCCTGGACCCGGTCGGGGCCGTGGTCGTGGCGGTGGCCGCCTGGGCCGGCGCCCTGGCCGGCCGCCCGCTGTCGCTGCTGGTCCCGGCCGGCTTCCTGCTGGTGGTGGTGGCCGCCCGCCGGCCGGTGCTGCTGGCCGTGCCGGTGGCCCTGGCCGCCTCGGCGCTCGGGGCCCGGGCCCTCGACGGGACGGCCCCCCCGCCCCCGGGCCCGGTGGCCGGCACGGCCACGTTGGTCACCGACCCCGAGTCGCGCTGGGGGACGGTCGAGGCCGTGGCCCGGCTGGAGGGCCGCCACGTCCTGCTGGTGGCCGACGGCGCGGCCGGGGAGGTGGTGGCGGCCCGCCTGGCGGGCGAGCGGGTGGTGGTGGCCGGGCGGCTCCGGGCCCTGCCCGACGACGCGGCCTGGCTGCGGGTGCGCCACGTGGCGGCCGAGGTGCGGGCCCGCTCGGCCCGGGCCGGGCCCCAGGCCGCCCCCCCGTGGCGGGCCGCCAACCACGTGCGCCGCCTGCTGGTGGCCGGCGCCGCGCCGCTGGGGGAGGAGCGGCGCGCCCTCTACCGGGGCCTGGTGCTGGGGGACGACCGGGACCAGTCCCCGGAGGCGGTCGACGACTTCCGCGGCTCCGGCCTGGCCCACCTGCTGGCCGTGTCGGGCCAGAACGTGGCCTTCGTGCTGGCCCTGGCCTCGCCCGGCCTGCAGCTCCTGGGCCCGGCGGGGCGGCTGGCCGCGGTGGTGGCCCTGCTGGGCCTGGTGGCGGTGGCCACCCGGTGCGAGCCGTCGGTGCTGCGGGCCGTGGCCATGGCCGGCGGGGCGGCGGTGGCCGCGGCCCGGGGCCGACCCACGCCGGGCCTCCAGCTCCTGGCCCTGGCCGTGGCCGGCCTGGTGCTGGTCGACCCGCTGCTGGCCCGGTCCCTGGGCTTCCAGCTCTCGGTGGCCGCCACCCTCGGCATCCTCGTCCTGGGCCCGCCCCTGGCCGCCGTGCTCCCCGGCCCCCGACCGTTGGCGGCGGCCGCCTCGGTCAGCGCTGCAGCCCAGCTGGGGGTGGCGCCCCTGGTGCTGGGGGCCTTCGGCGGCGTGCCCGTGGCCTCGCTGCCCGCCAACCTGCTGGCCGCCCCGGCCGCCGCCCTGGTCATGACCTGGGGCCTGCCCGCGGGCCTGGCCGCCGGCGCGCTGGGCCCCCCGTGGGACGGCGCCCTGCACCGTCCCACCGACCTGGCCCTGGCCGCCCTGTCGGCCGTGGCCCGGGGGGCCGCCTCCGTGCACCTCGGCGAGGTGCGGGCCCCCCACCTGGCCGTGGCCGTGGTGGCCCTCGGGGTCCTGGTGGCCCTGCGGCGGGGCCGGGGCCCCTGGCCTCCGCTCCGGGTCGGCCGGGTCCTCCGGGGCCTGGCCCTGGTGGCGCTGGCCGGGTCGCTGGTGGCACCGGCCGTGGCCCTGCGGCGGCCACCGGCCGTGCACCGCGCTCCGGGCCTGACCGTGTGGCGCTCGGGTGGGGCCACCGTCGTGGTGGTGGAGCCCGGCGCCGGGCCGGCGGCCACGCTGGCCGGCCTGCGCCGGGCCGGCGTGGTGCAGGTCGACCTCCTGGTGGTGGGCCCGGGCCCGGGCGCCGCCGGCGAGGAGCGGGCGGCCCGTCATCGGGCCCGGGTGGGCCGGTCCTGGGACCTGGGTCGGGCTCCGCCGGCGGCCACGCCCCCGCTCCGCCTGGGGACCGTCGAGGTGGTCCGCACCGGGGAGGCGGCGGCCTGCGTCCGCCTCCCCGCCGACCCGCCCTGCCCGCCGGGGAGCGGGCGGTAG
- a CDS encoding ABC transporter ATP-binding protein, producing the protein MAGGAPPAGAGAVRVRGLAHAFGAAEVLADLDLDVGPGRFVAVLGPSGCGKSTLLRVVAGLVAPLAGTVAVDGHDVAGRPGRCAYQPQRDALLPWRRVVGNAALGAELAGVDRAEARARATALLGRFGLAGFERAWPAQLSGGMRQRVAIARTFLTGRAPLLLDEPFGALDALTRRDLYGWLEEVWEADRRSALLVTHDVDEALTLADEVVVLSARPGRVVAVEPVAFPRPRGPELLTDPAWAAARARLLAALRP; encoded by the coding sequence GTGGCCGGCGGCGCGCCCCCGGCCGGGGCCGGGGCGGTCAGGGTGCGGGGCCTGGCCCACGCCTTCGGGGCCGCCGAGGTGCTGGCCGACCTCGACCTCGACGTCGGCCCCGGCCGGTTCGTGGCCGTTCTCGGCCCGTCGGGGTGCGGCAAGAGCACCCTGCTGCGGGTGGTGGCCGGCCTGGTCGCGCCCCTCGCCGGCACGGTGGCCGTCGACGGCCACGACGTGGCCGGCCGCCCCGGGCGCTGCGCCTACCAGCCCCAGCGCGACGCCCTCCTGCCCTGGCGGCGGGTGGTGGGCAACGCCGCCCTGGGGGCCGAGCTGGCCGGGGTGGACCGGGCCGAGGCCCGGGCCCGGGCCACCGCCCTGCTGGGCCGGTTCGGGCTGGCCGGGTTCGAGCGGGCCTGGCCGGCCCAGCTGTCCGGGGGGATGCGCCAGCGGGTGGCCATCGCCCGCACCTTCCTCACCGGCCGGGCCCCGCTGCTGCTGGACGAGCCGTTCGGGGCCCTCGACGCCCTCACCCGCCGGGACCTCTACGGCTGGCTGGAGGAGGTGTGGGAGGCAGATCGGCGCAGCGCCCTGCTGGTCACCCACGACGTGGACGAGGCCCTGACCCTGGCCGACGAGGTGGTGGTGCTGTCGGCCCGGCCCGGCCGGGTGGTGGCGGTCGAGCCCGTGGCCTTCCCCCGCCCCCGGGGCCCCGAGCTGCTCACCGACCCGGCCTGGGCCGCGGCCCGGGCCCGGCTCCTGGCCGCCCTGCGCCCCTGA
- a CDS encoding ABC transporter permease — translation MTPGRRDVPAARSPGTGLAARALPPVALVAVLLAGWEAWVRARGTPHYVLPAPSRVARTAVDSAHLLPRHLEATLTETVLGLGLGALMGAGLALLVVAVPLARRSLGPVLVASQTVPMIVLAPLFLIWFGIGLTPKVVLVALITFFPVVVSTTAGLDGADDELVDLVRALGGRTGTLLRVVRLPAAVPAFFAGLRISSAYAVAGAVIGEANGGDRGLGVFINRSKQSFLVDRIFVAVAAVALLSAALYGLAGLLGRLAAPWQGASGRPVAVPLTPSVPVVPSEVSP, via the coding sequence GTGACCCCGGGCCGCCGTGACGTCCCCGCCGCCCGGAGTCCCGGGACCGGGCTGGCCGCTCGGGCCCTGCCCCCCGTGGCCCTGGTGGCCGTGCTCCTGGCCGGCTGGGAGGCCTGGGTCCGGGCCCGGGGCACGCCCCACTACGTGCTGCCCGCCCCCAGCCGGGTGGCCCGCACCGCGGTCGACTCGGCCCACCTGCTGCCCCGCCACCTGGAGGCCACCCTGACCGAGACGGTGCTGGGCCTGGGCCTCGGGGCCCTGATGGGGGCGGGCCTGGCCCTGCTGGTGGTGGCCGTGCCCCTGGCCCGGCGCAGCCTGGGCCCGGTGCTGGTGGCCAGCCAGACCGTCCCCATGATCGTGCTGGCCCCGCTGTTCCTCATCTGGTTCGGCATCGGCCTCACCCCCAAGGTGGTGCTGGTCGCCCTCATCACCTTCTTCCCGGTGGTGGTGAGCACCACGGCCGGCCTGGACGGGGCCGACGACGAGCTGGTGGACCTGGTGCGGGCCCTGGGCGGGCGCACCGGCACGCTGCTGCGGGTCGTGCGCCTCCCCGCCGCCGTGCCCGCCTTCTTCGCCGGCCTGCGCATCTCGTCGGCCTACGCGGTGGCCGGCGCCGTCATCGGCGAGGCCAACGGCGGCGACCGGGGCCTGGGCGTGTTCATCAACCGCTCCAAGCAGAGCTTCCTGGTCGACCGCATCTTCGTGGCCGTGGCCGCCGTGGCCCTCCTGTCCGCCGCCCTCTACGGCCTGGCCGGCCTGCTCGGCCGCCTGGCCGCCCCCTGGCAGGGCGCCTCGGGCCGCCCCGTCGCCGTCCCGCTCACCCCGTCCGTCCCCGTCGTCCCCTCCGAGGTGTCCCCGTGA
- a CDS encoding DUF4190 domain-containing protein: ALVTSFFLIGGVLGLVAIILGIVGLVRVRRGQATNSGMAIAGIVTGALAILIAVVVGVFLADNADEIEDLGDCLEDANTEQERDDCANRFEDEVDPN, from the coding sequence GCCCTGGTCACCTCGTTCTTCCTCATCGGCGGCGTCCTCGGGCTCGTCGCCATCATCCTCGGGATCGTGGGCCTCGTCCGCGTCCGGCGGGGCCAGGCGACCAACTCCGGCATGGCCATCGCCGGGATCGTCACCGGAGCGCTCGCCATCCTGATCGCAGTCGTCGTCGGCGTCTTCCTGGCCGACAACGCCGACGAGATCGAGGACCTCGGCGACTGCCTCGAGGACGCGAACACCGAGCAGGAGCGGGACGACTGCGCCAACCGGTTCGAGGACGAGGTCGACCCGAACTAG
- a CDS encoding tetratricopeptide repeat protein — MVDVTDATFDQDVVERSQATPVVVDLWAPWCGPCTQLGPLLEEAVAATEGQVVLAKVNVDDNPQVSQAFQVQGIPAVYALKKGKVVDGFVGAQGRDAVEAFVQALLPTAEEGRLAALVAAGDVASLRQALELAPGDEQVIAALADALVTEGEPEEALDLLARVPESAETRRIAARARTGAAPAGDDVDTRLDDLLDRAPGDQEARQEMLDLLELLGPEDPRTARYRKALTSRLF; from the coding sequence ATGGTCGACGTCACCGATGCCACCTTCGACCAGGACGTCGTCGAGCGCTCGCAGGCCACGCCGGTGGTGGTCGACCTGTGGGCGCCGTGGTGCGGCCCCTGCACGCAGCTCGGCCCCCTCCTGGAGGAGGCGGTGGCCGCCACCGAGGGCCAGGTGGTGCTGGCCAAGGTCAACGTGGACGACAACCCCCAGGTGTCCCAGGCCTTCCAGGTCCAGGGCATCCCCGCCGTCTACGCCCTGAAGAAGGGGAAGGTGGTCGACGGCTTCGTCGGGGCCCAGGGCCGCGACGCGGTCGAGGCCTTCGTGCAGGCCCTCCTGCCCACCGCCGAGGAGGGCCGGCTGGCGGCCCTGGTGGCCGCCGGTGACGTGGCCTCCCTGCGCCAGGCCCTGGAGCTGGCCCCCGGCGACGAGCAGGTCATCGCCGCCCTGGCCGACGCGCTGGTCACCGAGGGCGAGCCCGAGGAGGCCCTCGACCTGCTGGCCCGCGTCCCCGAGTCGGCCGAGACCCGCCGCATCGCGGCCCGGGCCCGGACCGGTGCCGCCCCCGCCGGCGACGACGTCGACACCCGCCTCGACGACCTGCTCGACCGGGCCCCCGGGGACCAGGAGGCCCGCCAGGAGATGCTCGACCTGCTGGAGCTGCTGGGCCCCGAGGACCCGCGCACCGCCCGGTACCGCAAGGCCCTCACCAGCCGGCTGTTCTGA
- the rpsT gene encoding 30S ribosomal protein S20, with translation MANIKSQIKRNRQNEKRRVRNKTVRSELRTRTKAAATTAQAGGDEAAEALRLALKRIDKAAAKGVIHKNQAARRKSRLVKRLASSEA, from the coding sequence GTGGCCAACATCAAGAGCCAGATCAAGCGCAACCGCCAGAACGAGAAGCGCCGCGTCCGCAACAAGACGGTGCGCTCCGAGCTGCGCACCCGCACCAAGGCCGCGGCCACCACCGCCCAGGCCGGCGGCGACGAGGCGGCCGAGGCCCTGCGCCTGGCCCTCAAGCGCATCGACAAGGCCGCGGCCAAGGGCGTGATCCACAAGAACCAGGCCGCCCGCCGCAAGTCGCGCCTGGTCAAGCGGCTCGCCTCCTCCGAGGCCTGA
- a CDS encoding helix-hairpin-helix domain-containing protein, protein MPDPLDPSPAGDPPRPGALPPPGPPRPPPPLDWRERLDEARRRWGDGRRVLAGLAVGAVAVGLGLWLLRPAPSPVEEAIPPASTAPAPAPPGGPGGPPAAGPAASTAPTEVVAHAAGAVARPGVYRLDPAARVDDLVRAAGGLGPDADASRLNLAAPLADGARVYVPRAGEEVPPAVGPEGGAGPATAPGPAGAGGEATAAGPVDLNTADEAALDELPGVGPATAAAIISHREENGGFRSVDELIDVRGIGEAKLEQLRPLVTV, encoded by the coding sequence TTGCCCGACCCCCTCGATCCCTCGCCGGCCGGCGACCCCCCGCGGCCCGGTGCCCTCCCGCCGCCGGGCCCGCCCCGCCCCCCGCCCCCGCTCGACTGGCGGGAGCGCCTCGACGAGGCCCGCCGCCGGTGGGGCGACGGCCGGCGGGTCCTGGCCGGGTTGGCCGTCGGGGCCGTCGCCGTCGGGCTCGGGCTCTGGCTCCTGCGGCCGGCGCCCTCGCCGGTCGAGGAGGCCATCCCCCCGGCCTCCACCGCGCCGGCCCCGGCGCCACCCGGCGGGCCGGGAGGGCCGCCGGCTGCGGGCCCGGCGGCTTCGACGGCGCCCACCGAGGTCGTGGCCCACGCCGCCGGGGCCGTGGCCCGCCCCGGGGTGTACCGGCTGGACCCGGCGGCCCGGGTCGACGACCTGGTGCGGGCGGCCGGCGGGCTGGGACCCGACGCCGATGCCTCCCGGCTGAACCTGGCCGCCCCGCTGGCCGACGGGGCTCGGGTCTACGTGCCCCGGGCGGGGGAGGAGGTTCCCCCGGCGGTCGGGCCGGAGGGCGGCGCCGGACCGGCCACGGCCCCGGGGCCGGCGGGGGCGGGCGGCGAGGCCACGGCGGCCGGCCCGGTCGACCTCAACACCGCGGATGAGGCCGCCCTCGACGAGCTGCCCGGGGTGGGCCCGGCCACGGCCGCGGCCATCATCTCCCACCGGGAGGAGAACGGCGGCTTCCGGTCGGTGGACGAGCTGATCGACGTCCGGGGCATCGGCGAGGCCAAGCTCGAGCAGCTCCGCCCCTTGGTGACGGTGTGA
- the lepA gene encoding translation elongation factor 4: protein MDLDRIRCISVIAHIDHGKTTLSDRVLELSGAVDARNMRAQYLDSMDIERERGITIKLQSVRLPWRDHIINLIDTPGHVDFGYEVSRSLAACEGVVLLVDAAQGIEAQTLANCYLALENDLEIVACMNKIDLPAAEPDRCAQEIETVLGIPAEEVLRISAKTGEGVEALLDAVIERIPAPVGDAEAPLRALIFDSHFDQYRGVVSSVRVMDGTLRSGAKLRFMQARATHGAEEIGVRSPDPIPVDALGPGETGYLIAGIKDVGAARSGETVTDAVSPAEEALEGYRDPKPMVFCGLYPIDADEFPDLREALERLRLNDSSFTYEPESSGALGFGFRCGFLGLLHMEIVRERLEREFDLSLIATAPSVAYLVHTTKGEVVEIDNPSEMPPVTSVDHIDEPWLSVSILTPADYTGTLMELCQNRRGDMLKLEYLSPERVELRYRLPLAEVVTDFFDQMKSRTQGYASLDYEPDGYGTSALVKVDVLLNAQPVDAFSMIVHRDKAQDYGRRMCEKLKELIPRQLFDVPIQAAVGGKFIARQTVKAKRKDVLAKCYGGDITRKRKLLERQKEGKRRMKSIGRVEVPQEAFISALRLDD from the coding sequence ATGGACCTCGACCGCATCCGCTGCATCTCCGTCATCGCCCACATCGACCACGGCAAGACCACGTTGTCGGACCGGGTGCTGGAGCTGAGCGGCGCCGTCGACGCCCGGAACATGCGGGCCCAGTACCTCGACTCGATGGACATCGAGCGGGAGCGGGGCATCACCATCAAGCTCCAGTCGGTGCGCCTGCCGTGGCGCGACCACATCATCAACCTGATCGACACCCCCGGCCACGTCGACTTCGGCTACGAGGTGAGCCGGTCGCTGGCCGCCTGCGAGGGCGTGGTCCTCCTGGTCGACGCGGCCCAGGGCATCGAGGCCCAGACCCTGGCCAACTGCTACCTGGCCCTGGAGAACGACCTCGAGATCGTGGCCTGCATGAACAAGATCGACCTGCCGGCCGCCGAGCCCGACCGGTGCGCCCAGGAGATCGAGACCGTGCTGGGCATCCCGGCGGAGGAGGTGCTGCGCATCAGCGCCAAGACCGGCGAGGGTGTCGAGGCGCTGCTAGACGCCGTGATCGAGCGCATCCCCGCCCCGGTGGGCGACGCCGAGGCTCCCCTCCGGGCCCTCATCTTCGACAGCCACTTCGACCAGTACCGGGGCGTGGTCAGCTCGGTGCGGGTCATGGACGGGACCCTGCGCTCCGGGGCCAAGCTCCGGTTCATGCAGGCCCGGGCCACCCACGGGGCCGAGGAGATCGGCGTCCGCTCCCCGGACCCCATCCCGGTCGACGCGCTGGGCCCGGGAGAGACCGGGTACCTCATCGCCGGCATCAAGGACGTGGGGGCGGCCCGCTCCGGCGAGACCGTCACCGACGCCGTGAGCCCGGCCGAGGAGGCCCTGGAGGGCTACCGCGACCCCAAGCCCATGGTGTTCTGCGGGCTGTACCCCATCGACGCCGACGAGTTCCCCGACCTGCGGGAGGCGCTGGAGCGGCTGCGGCTCAACGACTCCAGCTTCACCTACGAGCCCGAGAGCTCCGGCGCCCTGGGCTTCGGCTTCCGGTGCGGGTTCCTGGGCCTGCTGCACATGGAGATCGTGCGGGAGCGCCTGGAGCGGGAGTTCGACCTGAGCCTCATCGCCACCGCCCCGTCCGTGGCCTACCTGGTGCACACCACCAAGGGCGAGGTGGTGGAGATCGACAACCCCTCCGAGATGCCGCCGGTCACCTCGGTGGACCACATCGACGAGCCGTGGCTGTCGGTCAGCATCCTCACCCCCGCCGACTACACGGGCACCCTCATGGAGCTGTGCCAGAACCGGCGGGGCGACATGCTCAAGCTGGAGTACCTGTCCCCCGAGCGGGTCGAGCTGCGCTACCGCCTGCCCCTGGCCGAGGTGGTCACCGACTTCTTCGACCAGATGAAGAGCCGCACCCAGGGCTACGCCAGCCTCGACTACGAGCCCGACGGCTACGGCACCTCGGCCCTGGTCAAGGTGGACGTGCTGCTCAACGCCCAGCCGGTCGACGCCTTCAGCATGATCGTCCACCGGGACAAGGCCCAGGACTACGGCCGGCGCATGTGCGAGAAGCTGAAGGAGCTGATCCCCCGGCAGCTCTTCGACGTGCCCATCCAGGCCGCGGTGGGGGGCAAGTTCATCGCCCGCCAGACGGTCAAGGCCAAGCGCAAGGACGTGCTGGCCAAGTGCTACGGCGGCGACATCACCCGCAAGCGCAAGCTCCTCGAGCGCCAGAAGGAGGGCAAGCGCCGGATGAAGTCGATCGGGCGCGTGGAGGTGCCCCAGGAGGCCTTCATCTCCGCGCTCAGACTGGACGACTGA
- a CDS encoding SRPBCC family protein, translating to MDVTVEMDAAAGPGALFAWVEDLALYPEWLGLVSRAEPAAPHPDDEGPAWSIDLRARLGPLARAKRLRMVRTEHDVPHRATFERREHDGRQHSPWVLRAEVAERGDEARLVMHLHYGGGLFGPVLEKLLRDEIDRSRPRLAALAAGTPSA from the coding sequence GTGGACGTCACCGTCGAGATGGACGCCGCGGCCGGGCCCGGGGCCCTGTTCGCCTGGGTCGAGGATCTGGCCCTCTACCCCGAGTGGTTGGGCCTGGTCAGCCGGGCCGAGCCGGCTGCGCCCCACCCCGACGACGAGGGGCCGGCCTGGTCCATCGACCTGCGGGCCCGCCTCGGGCCCCTGGCCCGGGCCAAGCGCCTCCGCATGGTGCGCACCGAGCACGATGTGCCCCACCGGGCCACCTTCGAGCGCCGTGAGCACGACGGCCGCCAGCACTCGCCCTGGGTCCTGCGGGCCGAGGTGGCGGAGCGGGGGGACGAGGCCCGGCTGGTGATGCACCTGCACTACGGGGGGGGCCTCTTCGGTCCCGTCCTGGAGAAGCTGCTGCGGGACGAGATCGACCGCTCCCGCCCCCGCCTGGCCGCCCTGGCCGCCGGCACCCCCTCGGCCTGA
- a CDS encoding thiamine diphosphokinase → MVLTGGAAPHPALALPPADLVVAADSGAGLAPALGLDIDLLVGDMDSLSEARQADLAAGGTRIERHPPDKDATDLELALAAALDHQPARIVVVGGDGGRIDHALANLGAIAAAAAPGRVVEAWMGVAHLLMATDEVVVGARVAETVSLVPINGPATGVDTEGLRWPLAGATLRPGTTWGMSNEVAARPARVRVGQGVVAVIRPHALDPAADRRPVVPPRPAGDPAAGGLPPGAEQRGGPA, encoded by the coding sequence GTGGTCCTCACCGGGGGCGCGGCCCCCCACCCGGCCCTGGCCCTGCCCCCCGCCGACCTGGTGGTGGCGGCCGACTCGGGGGCCGGCCTGGCCCCCGCCCTGGGCCTGGACATCGACCTCCTGGTGGGCGACATGGACTCGCTCAGCGAGGCCCGGCAGGCCGACCTGGCTGCCGGCGGGACCCGCATCGAGCGCCACCCCCCCGACAAGGACGCCACCGACCTGGAGCTGGCCCTGGCCGCCGCCCTGGACCACCAGCCGGCCCGGATCGTGGTGGTGGGGGGCGACGGCGGCCGGATCGACCACGCCCTGGCCAACCTGGGCGCCATCGCCGCGGCGGCCGCCCCCGGCCGGGTGGTGGAGGCCTGGATGGGGGTCGCCCACCTGCTCATGGCCACCGACGAGGTGGTGGTGGGGGCCCGGGTGGCCGAGACGGTGTCGCTGGTCCCGATCAACGGGCCGGCCACCGGGGTGGACACCGAGGGCCTGCGCTGGCCCCTGGCCGGGGCCACCCTGCGGCCCGGCACCACCTGGGGCATGAGCAACGAGGTGGCCGCCCGCCCGGCCCGGGTCCGGGTGGGGCAGGGCGTCGTGGCTGTCATCCGGCCCCACGCCCTCGACCCGGCCGCCGACCGCCGCCCGGTCGTGCCCCCCCGGCCGGCGGGGGACCCGGCCGCCGGCGGGCTCCCGCCCGGGGCCGAACAGCGCGGGGGACCGGCGTGA
- a CDS encoding ABC transporter substrate-binding protein yields the protein MTTTRPRPAHLSPLVALVLLLAAVGCGGDEGGDGGTAAGGRQTVTVVLEWSPNTNHAGVYLAQAEGWYAEAGLDVEIVEPGDAGSLPLLAAGEADVAFTVQEELIPARATGVPVVGLAGVVEHNTSSLLSLAADGITRPRDLAGKTYGGYGGVLEEALVRAMVRCDGGDPDTVRFAEVGEADYRVGLTADQYDAVWIFDGWDGIRLAEIDGLDTATIPFVDHDDCIPDWYTPMLATSEEEIAERPEVLTAFMAATARGYRQAMAQPQAAADALLEAVPELDRDLVERSSAYLATRYAADPAAWGRMEAERWTLFVTFLVEAGLIDEAIDVDAAYTDRFLPGA from the coding sequence GTGACCACCACCCGCCCCCGTCCCGCCCACCTGTCCCCGCTGGTGGCCCTGGTCCTGCTCCTGGCCGCCGTGGGCTGCGGGGGCGACGAGGGGGGGGACGGCGGCACCGCGGCCGGGGGCCGCCAGACGGTCACCGTGGTCCTGGAGTGGAGCCCCAACACCAACCACGCCGGGGTCTACCTGGCCCAGGCCGAGGGCTGGTACGCCGAGGCCGGCCTGGACGTGGAGATCGTCGAGCCCGGCGACGCGGGGTCCCTGCCCCTGCTGGCCGCCGGCGAGGCCGACGTGGCCTTCACCGTGCAGGAGGAGCTGATCCCGGCCCGGGCCACCGGCGTCCCCGTGGTCGGCCTGGCCGGGGTCGTCGAGCACAACACCTCCAGCCTCCTGTCCCTGGCCGCCGACGGCATCACCCGGCCCCGGGACCTGGCCGGCAAGACCTACGGCGGCTACGGCGGGGTGCTGGAGGAGGCCCTGGTCCGGGCCATGGTCCGGTGCGACGGCGGCGACCCCGACACGGTGCGCTTCGCCGAGGTGGGCGAAGCCGACTACCGGGTGGGGCTGACCGCCGACCAGTACGACGCGGTGTGGATCTTCGACGGGTGGGACGGCATCCGCCTGGCCGAGATCGACGGGCTGGACACCGCCACCATCCCCTTCGTGGACCACGACGACTGCATCCCCGACTGGTACACGCCCATGCTGGCCACCAGCGAGGAGGAGATCGCCGAGCGGCCCGAGGTGCTCACCGCCTTCATGGCCGCCACCGCCCGGGGCTACCGCCAGGCCATGGCCCAGCCTCAGGCCGCAGCGGACGCCCTGCTGGAGGCCGTGCCCGAGCTGGACCGGGACCTGGTCGAGCGGAGCAGCGCCTACCTGGCCACCCGCTACGCCGCCGACCCGGCGGCCTGGGGCCGCATGGAGGCCGAGCGCTGGACCCTCTTCGTGACCTTCCTGGTCGAGGCCGGGCTCATCGACGAGGCCATCGACGTCGATGCGGCCTACACCGACCGCTTCCTCCCCGGGGCCTGA